In Kryptolebias marmoratus isolate JLee-2015 linkage group LG22, ASM164957v2, whole genome shotgun sequence, the sequence CTGAATTTGGGTCTTGAAGCACTTGAGCGATGTACATttgctgcaggagagaaaataaaataatgaagtcTGAGAAGATTGATGACTCCTGATATGTTAAAAACAACGATGTTCGATTAGTATTTTAAAGCtagtttaaaaagtcatttcaacacaaaacactgctgaagcttttttaatttttactaaaatataggaacaaaatattctgttgttgttgtttttattgctgtaaaaATATAACTTTCTCCACATCTTCCCTTACATTTCCACCCACTTTCTTATGTTTTTCCAAATCctataaaacattaattagtGATAGACAAATTACATGTCTTTGTCAAGAGGTAGAAGTTTACATTTGTCCTCCCagtgttaaatatttaacatacgGTATTCTTTTAAAGAAGTTTAGCTGTTATTCATGGAGAATACTTTTCAAACGACTATCCTTTTTTGTCTACCGGTGTGCGGTCGCTGTATTTCATTCTGCCTCCTTGCATCGTTTGACACCGAGGTGCataatattataaaacaaaaattacctTGTTTGTAGCGGAGGGGCCTGCTGATCTGCCATTCTCCATCCCATCCACCTCCTGGTCGATCTGacgcagaaaacaaaacagtcaacGTCTGGATATTTTGTCTGGCCTGAATCAGTGATGAGCACGTTACGAAAATTAATCAGGGAGTCAATAATAAATGTTAGAACCTTGTAGTTGTGGGCACTTAAGTATTTAAAATGTCCAAAGCAGACATGAGAGAGGCAAATGATGATTGTGATGATCAAAACCACAAAGGTAAACATGGTTGTTGCAGCACGAAACCCTgagggaaagaaaacaacattaattGCGTGGATTCGGTTGAATcttccaaaacaaagaaaaatatttggtCACGTTTAACCACGGTAATTTGTCCAGTAGATGGAGCTGTTGTCTTACCGGAACGGacagtgtaaaagaaaaacagccagAAGAGGCAGAGAATAGGTGCGGCCACCACTTGGTTGACGGCTCCAGAATGGATCTTCTTGTCCAGTTTGGTGGGCAGGTAGGCGTAGTACATGTTGTACCTGTCGGCGAGGTGTTTGAGTAGCATGTACATCAGCCCtgcacagagacaaaaagacgAGCTAATCCGGTTAGCGCTGCTGATAAGCCTTTAAACAAAGACcagaaccactggatgcatcACTGCCCTCCGGTCATCTCCTCGGCCAGCGCGACCTCGAGTTAAACGGCAGCACTCACCAAACGGGACGATGATGGGGCAGGTAATGCTGTAGGTCATGACCACAGTGAAGACGCACATCATCCAGGCATAAGCTGCTCCGAACTGGAACTCATAGGCTTGATgctgaaaagacacaaaatgccTGTTTTATTACCAATTCACAGTTCAGGactttttttgacaaataaaataaacagttttaaatgacaGCAAAGATTTTGAAAAGCCAGAGAAAAGGTGCAAATTCTTCAGGTCACACCAACCtgtcttagcaaaatatctcaaccaCTAgaggtattttaataaaatgcccaaaataatttttaagatttacgtctacaactgattcattcttgtaatcaacccaatttaagatgctcgccacagctaatcaacattagccaacaagaaaatggcttcaacttagagtcagttttacagatattaggctaaaactcggtgtggtagtagctgagagtcatctccaacacatactctgagtgccaTCACATCACATCAGATCTCACATCACATGCAAAACTTCATTtacaaggtctgaccaaaatggctacaaccttCTCAGCagaattagatttttgtttacaaagaaTGATGGGCATTTaactattttagctttttatttttactccagAACATGAAACTCGAACCAATTAGGATTTCAAGCAATGACCGAACTCAGAATTCACCTTCTCTGCTCCACTGACAGGACCGTCTCAAGATTAAGATGCAGGAAAGGACGTAGAAGACTAACGCTGAGGTGTTACGACCCAAACTTACTCTGAGTAATTCCTCCGGACCTATGTGGGATCAAAACTAACCTTTTTGACATTCCTCCGCTCCGCTACGGAGCGAGCCAGGCAGAGGCGGATCATGTACATGAGCAAACCGGGGATCCTCAGAAGGTCGTTCGCGTTTCCGATGAAAGCAGACGCAATCACATAGTTCACAAAGAAGGCGCCGTTGTCAGGGAGGAAAACACACCTGggggcaaaaacaaagaaaacagtgagGGATAAGATGCATCATACTCTAAACCGGCTGTAGTTTTCACAAGGCACCACTGCAGGGCGCTATTCTAAGGTTATTAAACATCAATCTGATCGAAAGAAGATTTATCCTTCATCGTCTTCACTCTGTAGCTGCACCCAATGGAGgaaccacaaaaaacacacttcagCTGTTTAGATTTCAGCTGAATCTAATGGAAtttatccaaaaacaaaaagaggaaatgcAGCTAAAACCAGTGCACTCCTGCTGAAACCGTAAAATACCAGCAGCTGAAATTACCAACGTTAGTACACTGTAGTACTatcaagaaaacctttttagaCTGCGTCTGTGGGAAGAATCCATCAGTAAAAGGACAGTACTTTGAATAAATAAGAAGGCACGAATAAGCTGTGTCACTATTTTGAGCTGGAGAAGctactttcagaaaaaaacaactgtttataCGATgttaaaaacctaaactgaCTTGTTTATAATGAATTAAAAGTCTGATTTCTCAATTTAGACAATAGATATACTTCTTAGATTGATAAAATGTACATTGTTCAAGAAATCTATAAATATTTGGCTGGGATTTGGTCACTTATTTACAGgctaaatcttctttttttccacctgcgAGCATCAAAGTTGTATTAAACATTCATAAGACTGTGATACTTACTCAAATCTCATTGTAGCATCTGCCAGaaattttttgtcaaaaagccACCGGAAGAAAACATCCagactgcaataaaataaatatattagcTAAAACACAGGCTtagaaaacataattaaattGATGGGATAGATGCAGACCTGGTGAGTCCCAGAGAGGGCAGCAAAAGGACCATGAAGATCAGGAAAGTGTAGCATTTATGCATCGTGGTCCTGTTTTCTCCTGATCTGTACGAACAGACAAACCATTCacacagttattaaaaaaaataattaaaaagcaaacTCTTGAATTTCACTGTGAAATAAAGGGGATCGTACCGAGTCCAATGGGCTTCGAAGAAGGCCGAGTAGTAGACGATGGTGGGAAGCAAAGCGGAGAACGACCACAGCAGGAGGGTGGGGAAGAACTGGGCGATGATTGGATTCTGGAGGACAGATCAGAGAAACATTAAGATATTTGTGTTAAGAAGAATAACCACTGAATATTAATGAACTGGACTTCAACGCTGTCAaggctttgctttttttaagggTGTCAGTGTATAAACATCTTCTTATTATTacagttttgaattaaaaaatgtgatttatacACATAAACGTGAGACTCAATCTGGAATAATGGTGTCTCAAACGAACTGTTGACCTGTCCTTAACTTTCAGAACATATACAAACGTAAgcgtttttgtcttctttcaccaaGTGTGTCACAGTGCTATAAGACGTACAGTTTCCTCTGAAATCCCTCCGAAATGCAGAGCTAAGCTTCTACGGattcagttatatttttatcatttagctcacaatattctcttcaaaactggaagcaAAGATCtctttaacttgtcatatttcatccataaaacactgcagagacGTAAAAACTCACATGACCCCATCAGAGTCTTCTGCCGCTCACGGTTCAAGAATTTTAAagacctgatttgtgttttttttttgttttttgagccttattttcagtctgcctctcattaacttggattttggctctttttttttatagtttatacatcaaaacgtatGTTAAAATGTCAGGAAGCAAAAAGCCTGCACCCTGACTAATAAACACAACTGTTAGAATAAAACCGCCCGCTCTTACATTTAGGTACTCCACTGGCTTGGTGACGTTGAACTTGTCcatggtggtgatgatgatggtggggGTGGTGAGGAAGAACAGGAGAAGGAAGAGGACAGAGTTGATTATGAAGCAGCGGGCCCACCAGGAGGCTCCCCCCACCGACAGATGCTCCCTGTGGGGACAAGGGGGTTACACAGCGGTCAGGCAGACGCAGCGTGATGCCCTGCAGCTATGGAAACAGCTGGCCGGTAAAAACCCAAACCGTCAGAGACTTTCTGAAACTGGCTGAAGTCTAACTATTCCTCAACGTGACTTTAAGAGCAATACAATCTCATTCTGTGTCTGCAGTAATCTCATTCTGcaccaaaaaaagaagttccTGTTGTTCTCGGCCTGTGGCTCCTTCGCGTTCTTACCAGTAGACGTTCTGTGGATGGGGAGCGTAGCTGACGGTCCAGTTGTGGACGTTCAGCCTGGAGCTGAACTGAGAGCTTTTGGGCTCGCGGCGGCACAGACAGCCCTGACACTTGCAAGCGTTGAAGTCCTTTAAAATTCTGAGAAGAGGAGGCATCCATTGAAACAAAGAAGAGATAAGTCACAGTCGGCTCAGAGGAACAGAGTCAGTCAGTCCAGAAACACGATCAGAAACGTTCACTTACATGGCAGTTATTGTCTCGTTCTGAAAGGTGACGAAGGCCATTCCTAAAGGTTTCTTGTTaaccttttctctctccttcctgtattcatcttttaatttaGCCTCCAGCTTGGTATAATAGCTCACAGCCTCTtcctgtgaaaaacaaacaaatgttttgttttcttctcatgcttatttcatttttctgacatCCAGGCTTGTATCAGTATCAGACGGGACACATTAGCTGAGTGTTGATCACAGgacaaataatgtaaaattttGATACTAATGACAGATTAAAGATAATTTATAAGGCACTACATGGtagtttgtttgtattttagtgTTTCCAGACCTTgtataaaactaaaatcttacagaagaaattttaaaatagcaGAAGGAAGTTTATTTTATGGTATTTTTGTGGGTAATTTAACTGGTAAGATGGTTGTGGCCTAATTAGATTATTCCACAGAAACTTTACAGTTTCACCATTTAAATCATCATCATATTTACACTAACCTTATTTTTCCCCTCATCACTTGATTTTAACACTAAAAGCCATCTAATGATTGGAATATTTATTCTTTAGCAACACAGAAACGGATAATATATCATTCAGATGGACAAGGAGCAGTGTTGCTAAAATGATTGCACATGCTACAAAAATATgagttttgcagacatttttaagCAAGAACAGACTTTTACGTGTCTTTTGGTGTTTTCCTGACAAAATGCTTGAAAGTAAAGATTTGcaataaagtcaaaatgaagttttaataCGTGGCTCTGACCTGCTCACAGCCTTTAATGATACAACAGCAAAGGTGCCCGCACGGCTTCGGGTTGATCATGGTTTTATTGTGTTCTTTGGCCTGCAGGTCAAGAAAGAACTTCCTGCTGCGCTCCGTCTTCTTCCTGTCCATGAAAAACCATCGGCTGCGTCAGAGAGGGAGAGCAAAGAAGACTCTTCTGCAGAGCAACGCGTCCGGTCAGGAGATGGGCAAACGCACGCAAACAATTTAAACACTGATACCGTTCAGAGTTGAGATACATCAGCTTGGCCACGTCGTAACAAAGGCGAGCTTCCAGGACAACGCAGTTCTCGTATGCttgtctatttaaaaaaaaaaagaaagaaaaggaggcagTGAGGAGGAAAGTGAAGCATTAAGTAGGTTTTTTTGACAAAGCACAAATGCAGGAACACGCtacttaaaaatacaaaaccagcAACATGTATTTACTTTAGATTTGTCTCATAATAGGACACTATTTAAAAGTCAATTTATCTATAAAAAGACTTccagtttggattttttaagCAGAGCAGGAAGAAATGAAAGATTTGAGTAATGCTATTCGATTAAGTAGGAAGTGAGTAATCTTAGACTATCTTGACACATGACTTGACATGACTTGCCTAATTCTGTTCATCCGTCTTCTATTAAGGACCGTTACCCAAATAAACCTGCCATTGTTTCATTTTACCCACAGCAGCTGTAACAGGGGAAGGCCCGGCCCTCACGCGTCCTAACACGGTTACTGCCATGCCAACACAGGGCTCGGCTTTTATTCAGGAAAAATATCACTGCAAACAAACGGAGATGCTTACTCAAAGTGTTGCTTTATCTCATTCTCCTCTGAGTATTTGGAGATgccattaataaataaagtgcGCTTCACCTTCATGGAAATGGAAAAACCagagaaaatacagtaaatcacTTAAAGCATATATTAAATTTGAGGAATGAGCGTTTTATTCAGTGAAATCCTACCAGGTCGTCCTCTTTGTAGTGCATCTTAGACGTGTGCCGCCTCATGCTGTACACCGTCAGCAGAAGGTAGAGAAATGCAAACGTGGTGTGCAGCCACAGCAGTGAATTACTGAGAAAAGGACGAGATAAGAAGCTATAAACTCCGTTTCCAAGTACAGTTGATGCTAAACGAAGGGATGCTGCAAGTAGTACTCACTCTGCATTCAGATTAGCAATTGTAGTTCGTCCAAAACTATaggcatttttttctgtggaaaacaaaagcGAAAGACAATCAGTTGTTTGAAAggctgtctctgtgtgtggacGGCTCACAAACAgtggctgaaaacagaaaaacaaaaacagaattgtaAAAAAGGACCATTTAGTGCTGTTATTTCCAGGAAGCACTCaaataggaaaataaatcaacac encodes:
- the tmem63ba gene encoding CSC1-like protein 2 isoform X2, translated to MYRVWILTVTTTMSLVEGCSNSESCSTTLAPANISKDHCFTGRIRSTVLQGLPFGGVPTVLALDFMCFLVLLFLFSFLRKKAWDYGRLALMNDADSMGSTVPSDNTPERYERLTSVSSSLDIDNRDMGFCSWLTAVFRIKEDEIRDKCGEDAVHYLSFQRHIIGLLVVVGVLSVGVILPVNFSGLLQEKNAYSFGRTTIANLNADNSLLWLHTTFAFLYLLLTVYSMRRHTSKMHYKEDDLVKRTLFINGISKYSEENEIKQHFEQAYENCVVLEARLCYDVAKLMYLNSERKKTERSRKFFLDLQAKEHNKTMINPKPCGHLCCCIIKGCEQEEAVSYYTKLEAKLKDEYRKEREKVNKKPLGMAFVTFQNETITAIILKDFNACKCQGCLCRREPKSSQFSSRLNVHNWTVSYAPHPQNVYWEHLSVGGASWWARCFIINSVLFLLLFFLTTPTIIITTMDKFNVTKPVEYLNNPIIAQFFPTLLLWSFSALLPTIVYYSAFFEAHWTRSGENRTTMHKCYTFLIFMVLLLPSLGLTSLDVFFRWLFDKKFLADATMRFECVFLPDNGAFFVNYVIASAFIGNANDLLRIPGLLMYMIRLCLARSVAERRNVKKHQAYEFQFGAAYAWMMCVFTVVMTYSITCPIIVPFGLMYMLLKHLADRYNMYYAYLPTKLDKKIHSGAVNQVVAAPILCLFWLFFFYTVRSGFRAATTMFTFVVLIITIIICLSHVCFGHFKYLSAHNYKIDQEVDGMENGRSAGPSATNKQMYIAQVLQDPNSEEAGSGSGEDDGQGSSQDDDIINVQNGLNADFQSGQDSLIDNEGRP
- the tmem63ba gene encoding CSC1-like protein 2 isoform X4, which translates into the protein MYRVWILTVTTTMSLVEGCSNSESCSTTLAPANISKDHCFTGRIRSTVLQGLPFGGVPTVLALDFMCFLVLLFLFSFLRKKAWDYGRLALMNDADSMNFSCVSVPPEPHRQDAYRESMGSTVPSDNTPERYERLTSVSSSLDIDNRDMGFCSWLTAVFRIKEDEIRDKCGEDAVHYLSFQRHIIGLLVVVGVLSVGVILPVNFSGLLQEKNAYSFGRTTIANLNADNSLLWLHTTFAFLYLLLTVYSMRRHTSKMHYKEDDLVKRTLFINGISKYSEENEIKQHFEQAYENCVVLEARLCYDVAKLMYLNSERKKTERSRKFFLDLQAKEHNKTMINPKPCGHLCCCIIKGCEQEEAVSYYTKLEAKLKDEYRKEREKVNKKPLGMAFVTFQNETITAIILKDFNACKCQGCLCRREPKSSQFSSRLNVHNWTVSYAPHPQNVYWEHLSVGGASWWARCFIINSVLFLLLFFLTTPTIIITTMDKFNVTKPVEYLNNPIIAQFFPTLLLWSFSALLPTIVYYSAFFEAHWTRSGENRTTMHKCYTFLIFMVLLLPSLGLTSLDVFFRWLFDKKFLADATMRFECVFLPDNGAFFVNYVIASAFIGNANDLLRIPGLLMYMIRLCLARSVAERRNVKKHQAYEFQFGAAYAWMMCVFTVVMTYSITCPIIVPFGLMYMLLKHLADRYNMYYAYLPTKLDKKIHSGAVNQVVAAPILCLFWLFFFYTVRSGFRAATTMFTFVVLIITIIICLSHVCFGHFKYLSAHNYKIDQEVDGMENGRSAGPSATNKQMYIAQVLQDPNSEEAGSGSGEDDGQGSSQDDDIINVQNGLNADFQSGQDSLIDNEGRP
- the tmem63ba gene encoding CSC1-like protein 2 isoform X1; this encodes MYRVWILTVTTTMSLVEGCSNSESCSTTLAPANISKDHCFTGRIRSTVLQGLPFGGVPTVLALDFMCFLVLLFLFSFLRKKAWDYGRLALMNDADRVVEQRYSRLDDRDYMGSTVPSDNTPERYERLTSVSSSLDIDNRDMGFCSWLTAVFRIKEDEIRDKCGEDAVHYLSFQRHIIGLLVVVGVLSVGVILPVNFSGLLQEKNAYSFGRTTIANLNADNSLLWLHTTFAFLYLLLTVYSMRRHTSKMHYKEDDLVKRTLFINGISKYSEENEIKQHFEQAYENCVVLEARLCYDVAKLMYLNSERKKTERSRKFFLDLQAKEHNKTMINPKPCGHLCCCIIKGCEQEEAVSYYTKLEAKLKDEYRKEREKVNKKPLGMAFVTFQNETITAIILKDFNACKCQGCLCRREPKSSQFSSRLNVHNWTVSYAPHPQNVYWEHLSVGGASWWARCFIINSVLFLLLFFLTTPTIIITTMDKFNVTKPVEYLNNPIIAQFFPTLLLWSFSALLPTIVYYSAFFEAHWTRSGENRTTMHKCYTFLIFMVLLLPSLGLTSLDVFFRWLFDKKFLADATMRFECVFLPDNGAFFVNYVIASAFIGNANDLLRIPGLLMYMIRLCLARSVAERRNVKKHQAYEFQFGAAYAWMMCVFTVVMTYSITCPIIVPFGLMYMLLKHLADRYNMYYAYLPTKLDKKIHSGAVNQVVAAPILCLFWLFFFYTVRSGFRAATTMFTFVVLIITIIICLSHVCFGHFKYLSAHNYKIDQEVDGMENGRSAGPSATNKQMYIAQVLQDPNSEEAGSGSGEDDGQGSSQDDDIINVQNGLNADFQSGQDSLIDNEGRP
- the tmem63ba gene encoding CSC1-like protein 2 isoform X3 codes for the protein MNFSCVSVPPEPHRQDAYRESMGSTVPSDNTPERYERLTSVSSSLDIDNRDMGFCSWLTAVFRIKEDEIRDKCGEDAVHYLSFQRHIIGLLVVVGVLSVGVILPVNFSGLLQEKNAYSFGRTTIANLNADNSLLWLHTTFAFLYLLLTVYSMRRHTSKMHYKEDDLVKRTLFINGISKYSEENEIKQHFEQAYENCVVLEARLCYDVAKLMYLNSERKKTERSRKFFLDLQAKEHNKTMINPKPCGHLCCCIIKGCEQEEAVSYYTKLEAKLKDEYRKEREKVNKKPLGMAFVTFQNETITAIILKDFNACKCQGCLCRREPKSSQFSSRLNVHNWTVSYAPHPQNVYWEHLSVGGASWWARCFIINSVLFLLLFFLTTPTIIITTMDKFNVTKPVEYLNNPIIAQFFPTLLLWSFSALLPTIVYYSAFFEAHWTRSGENRTTMHKCYTFLIFMVLLLPSLGLTSLDVFFRWLFDKKFLADATMRFECVFLPDNGAFFVNYVIASAFIGNANDLLRIPGLLMYMIRLCLARSVAERRNVKKHQAYEFQFGAAYAWMMCVFTVVMTYSITCPIIVPFGLMYMLLKHLADRYNMYYAYLPTKLDKKIHSGAVNQVVAAPILCLFWLFFFYTVRSGFRAATTMFTFVVLIITIIICLSHVCFGHFKYLSAHNYKIDQEVDGMENGRSAGPSATNKQMYIAQVLQDPNSEEAGSGSGEDDGQGSSQDDDIINVQNGLNADFQSGQDSLIDNEGRP